From the genome of Leishmania panamensis strain MHOM/PA/94/PSC-1 chromosome 4 sequence, one region includes:
- a CDS encoding hypothetical protein (TriTrypDB/GeneDB-style sysID: LpmP.04.0510) has translation MTATILRTNYALLLFYVRENYWRHAEEVCLSTIQSTDDHMFRVWHALTLERQGMANDAIHEYKAVESRRATAVPALMGMHLIYKQSRDQEGVAQTESKLDTFEVANNLGGWVQAAALCWAAGDTNAARDILLKLTDNEITMAHRDEYTNYATIRGWVDLLSGRGALLEKAGTLFSSVLEMEEAHYSFYQADTKPGGGGSGTTKWTDMNAALGYVAFLERKTQFSKAQSLLDRLIVLYPSCSIPPLVSKARLLMHAEDWEQAIEVTRRILTRDKDNVEALTLEALYALAKDTRYDAAMVRLRRLLDAVRAKEPRNATLLHQLALVFSRLAGGRWDLLNITTQFSELACALQSRSGDVLCGLGYQQLYRHDYKTAMATFRKAAMLTDTVAPLLGTVACLLREGDLEEAATQLQFCNQLQPVAQRNAELSMLNAELRWRRRGMEEETAVLRYLDQAAEAIKHDVKAHAGSGMEVYVHLNSPVALAVAHAYLMHCRNEPPDPMFKHTDVIGEKCGRHLEFLVQHLPACMEAQLMLAKVWFVTGEVRKAQNLLKSTLLVQEQPLPEAFLLSSQICQYMGDVKLASRALEQALTLDFSLQEQPLYNLLLGTVQGTTGKSAEALASLQRAYDTVKSAVTTSSSGKPMQSLSVPELVTLYLQLAQAQLRVRDVDAARTTLMEAAFKFRDSTQVGRVAIAQAMLAARTDVDKSIELLRQVPSKSEFYIAAHSQLGKLFLTQKHNVAMYIRCFQEMAEAAPSAPSYVALGEAYATVQEPEQAIAAYEKAKALSPSSNELSVRVGRALVAAHDYAKAIQYYQDALMSDPHLSTVRTDLAMLQWRLGRIDAARETIMLSPVYDLSSTSGTEAGLAPSVVAGSEETAGTAIERINLYLLLYKVLRDQPWTVPLSAQGTADTGGDGDAALTALLRARSLQQRLLEQQLRAETANVSAEQRVVMSGICTELGVRCMYSTPAPPPASIIMTDKKIEAAAALAIQSAVAVRLTNAREYLREAITYDESNERAHLESAQLCYRTKDTDGCERHCKTVLHMAGGSTSNAEAVILLANLYSQQGRPEDAREMFEGLLKKTPQHYEALVYYLVLLYHAGQLTEAKDALDRAAAAVPAGQRVDPGLSYARGLYEHFCNSNAEALRHFNLARLPADNPWCTRALVRMIRIYLVPTTQDLWVRSASPAAAAASSPTQQQQHRKSLPSNKSSSAALPMGAVTGGTDLHDSIRYAEQLLLLLPVYSEERRILQAYCAMATRRPEELDTALHLFLECIVAAETGGVSGTKARSGATAGEERHSSGNHNKSAVAGAAKPSRHVGNSDSEDDDEDLQLLASMHEAAAQRVSGSGNSTATLAFALQCTVVHPAAFLGLAITLFVSGQETAARNVLARLLESKNVVTRVQAVMPADQNKGDASSNDTAAPSAPVIISPPIAIINCSEDDTVERAMLLQAYMDTQVSQLEDARFVLRQVLTANQSCGAGWNALGMIYERQKKHKEASRCYQKAWELVQESDPAVGYKLGFNYLRGGEPVKAIDVCKRVLAHHATYPRIEADVMDVAYSMLRP, from the coding sequence ATGACCGCCACGATTCTGCGCACGAACTACGCACTGCTTCTCTTCTATGTGCGAGAAAATTACTGGCGCCatgcggaggaggtgtgccTGTCCACCATCCAGTCCACAGATGACCACATGTTTCGCGTGTGGCACGCGCTGACACTGGAACGGCAAGGCATGGCAAACGACGCCATCCACGAGTACAAGGCTGTCGAGTCacgccgcgccaccgctgtaCCAGCACTCATGGGCATGCACCTCATTTATAAACAGAGCCGGGACCAGGAAGGTGTGGCGCAGACGGAGTCAAAGCTTGACACCTTCGAAGTGGCCAACAACCTGGGTGGCTGGGTGCAggcagctgcgctgtgcTGGGCAGCCGGTGACACCAATGCAGCCAGAGACATCCTGCTCAAGTTAACCGATAATGAGATTACAATGGCACACCGGGACGAGTACACAAACTATGCCACCATCCGTGGCTGGGTGGATCTGCTCTCGGGtcgcggtgcgctgctggagaaggccgGAACGCTGTTCTCCAGCGTgctggagatggaggaggcgcattACTCGTTTTATCAGGCTGACACCAAAcccggtggcggtggtagcggcaCAACTAAGTGGACTGACATGAACGCTGCGCTCGGCTACGTGGCCTTCCTCGAGCGCAAGACACAATTCTCGAAGGCACAGAGCCTGTTGGACCGCCTTATCGTGCTTTACCCAAGCTGTAGCATCCCACCACTGGTGAGCAAGGCGCGTCTACTGATGCACGCCGAGGACTGGGAACAGGCGATAGAGGTGACCCGCCGCATCCTCACCCGCGACAAGGACAACGTCGAGGCCCTCACACTCGAGGCGCTCTATGCGCTTGCGAAGGACACCCGTTATGATGCCGCgatggtgcggctgcgccgcctgctcgaCGCCGTTCGGGCCAAGGAGCCGCGCAatgcgacgctgctgcaccagtTGGCGCTCGTCTTCTCCCGCCTGGCGGGTGGTCGGTGGGACCTGTTGAACATCACCACGCAATTTTCAGAGCTGGCGTGTGCGCTTcagagccgcagcggcgatgtGCTCTGCGGGCTGGGGTACCAACAGCTATACAGGCACGACTACAAGACCGCAATGGCGACGTTCCGCAAGGCCGCCATGCTGACGGACACCGTGGCTCCACTGCTAGGGACCGTGGCGTGCCTTTTGCGCGAAGGCGActtggaggaggcggcgacgcagctgcagtttTGCAACCAACTGCAGCCAGTCGCGCAGCGCAATGCAGAGCTCTCTATGCTGAACGCagagctgcggtggcgccggcgcggcatggaggaggagacggcggtgcTACGATATCTCGATCAGGCCGCCGAGGCGATCAAGCACGACGTCAAGGCGCACGCGGGGTCTGGAATGGAAGTGTACGTGCACCTCAACAGCCCCGTTGCGCTAGCCGTCGCCCATGCATACCTCATGCACTGCCGCAACGAGCCACCCGACCCGATGTTCAAGCACACGGACGTGATCGGCGAAAAGTGCGGGCGGCATCTCGAGTTCCTTGTGCAGCACCTGCCGGCCTGCATGGAGGCGCAACTAATGCTGGCCAAGGTGTGGTTCGTCACGGGCGAAGTGCGCAAGGCACAGAACCTGCTCAAGAGCACGCTGCTTGTTCaggagcagccgctgccggaaGCCTTCCTGCTGTCCAGTCAGATATGCCAGTACATGGGGGATGTGAAGCTCGCCAGCCGGGCTCTGGAACAGGCCCTGACCCTTGACTTCTCCCTTCAAGAGCAGCCCCTCTATAATCTGCTACTCGGCACAGTGCAAGGCACTACGGGCAAGTCTGCTGAGGCTCTCGCGTCGTTGCAGCGCGCCTACGACACGGTGAAGAGCGCGGTCACCACGTCCTCCTCGGGCAAGCCGATGCAGTCGCTCAGCGTGCCGGAGCTTGTGACTCTATACCTCCAgctcgcgcaggcgcagctgcgtgtgcgcgacGTGGACGCGGCCCGCACAACACTGATGGAGGCGGCTTTCAAGTTCCGGGACTCCACCCAGGTGGGCCGCGTCGCCATTGCCCAGGCGATGCTGGCCGCGCGTACAGACGTGGACAAGAGCattgagctgctgcggcaggtgcCGAGCAAGAGCGAGTTCTACATCGCTGCTCACTCGCAGCTTGGCAAGCTCTTCCTCACTCAGAAGCACAACGTGGCGATGTACATCCGGTGCTTCCAAGAGATGGCCGAAGCggcgccgtcagcgccgAGCTACGTGGCGCTGGGCGAAGCCTACGCCACAGTTCAGGAGCCAGAGCAGGCGATCGCGGCCTACGAGAAAGCCAAGGCGCTCTCGCCGTCGAGCAACGAGCTGTCTGTGCGCGTCGGCCGCGCTCTCGTCGCGGCGCACGACTACGCCAAGGCAATCCAATACTATCAGGACGCGCTCATGTCCGACCCGCACCTCTCCACTGTGCGGACCGACCTTGCCATGTTGCAGTGGAGGCTGGGCCGCATCGACGCGGCGCGCGAGACTATTATGCTGTCGCCCGTGTACGATCTGTCCTCCACAAGCGGCACTGAGGCAGGGTTGGCACCCTCAGTAGTGGCAGGGTCTGAAGAAACGGCAGGGACGGCGATTGAGCGGATCAACCTTTACCTCCTCCTGTacaaggtgctgcgcgatcagCCGTGGACGGTCCCGCTTAGCGCGCAAGGCACCGCCGACaccggtggcgacggcgacgcggctCTCACGGCCCTTTTAAGGGCCCGATCGCTGCaacagcgcctcctcgagcagcagctgcgtgccgAAACAGCCAACGTGAGCGCCGAGCAGCGCGTCGTCATGTCGGGCATCTGCACGGAGCTTGGCGTGCGGTGCATGTACAGCaccccagcgccgcctcccgCCTCGATCATCATGACAGACAAGAAGATagaggctgctgcggcgctggcgatCCAGTCCGCTGTTGCGGTCCGCCTGACGAACGCGCGAGAGTACCTGCGAGAGGCCATCACATACGATGAGTCTAACGAGCGCGCCCATCTCGAGTCGGCGCAGCTCTGCTACCGAACCAAAGACACGGACGGGTGTGAGCGACACTGCaagacggtgctgcacatGGCCGGCGGCAGTACGAGCAATGCAGAGGCAGTGATACTGCTGGCAAATCTGTACTCGCAGCAGGGTCGCCCCGAGGACGCACGGGAGATGTTTGAGGGCCTCCTGAAGAAGACCCCCCAGCACTACGAAGCTCTGGTCTACTACCTCGTCCTGCTCTATCATGCTGGACAGCTCACGGAGGCCAAGGACGCGCTGGacagagcggcggcagctgtaCCGGCGGGCCAGCGAGTCGACCCAGGCCTGAGCTACGCACGCGGCCTCTACGAGCACTTCTGCAACAGCAacgccgaggcgctgcgacACTTCAACTTGGCACGTCTGCCAGCCGACAACCCGTGGTGTACGCGCGCTCTGGTGCGCATGATTCGGATTTACCTGGTGCCAACTACCCAGGATCTGTGGGTGCGAAGCGCTAgcccagccgcagcggcagcctcctcgcccactcagcagcaacagcaccgcaAGTCGCTGCCCTCGAACAAATCCTCCTCAGCGGCTTTGCCGATGGGCGCCGTGACCGGTGGTACGGACCTGCACGATAGCATTCGCTACGCAGAACAGTtattgttgctgctgcccgtgTATAGCGAGGAGAGACGCATTCTTCAGGCATACTGCGCAATGGCGACGCGACGCCCCGAGGAGCTCGACACGGCTCTGCACTTATTCCTCGAGTGCATCGTGGCTGCCGAGACGGGCGGCGTGTCCGGCACCAAAGCGCGGAGCGGAGCGACAGCAGGCGAGGAAAGGCACAGCAGTGGTAACCACAACAAGAGTGCCGTcgcaggagcagcgaagCCGTCGCGGCATGTCGGAAACAGCGACTcagaggacgacgacgaggacctCCAACTGCTTGCCAGCATGcacgaggcagcggcgcagcgcgtcagcggcagcggcaacagcaccgccacactCGCCTTTGCACTGCAGTGCACGGTGGTGCACCCAGCGGCGTTTCTCGGGCTGGCCATCACCCTCTTCGTTTCTGGGCAGGAGACGGCCGCGCGCAACGTGCTGGCAAGGTTGCTGGAGAGCAAAAATGTCGTGACACGGGTGCAGGCGGTGATGCCGGCGGACCAGAACAAGGGCGACGCCTCGTCGAAtgacaccgctgcgccgtccGCCCCGGTCATTATCTCTCCTCCGATCGCGATCATCAACTGCTCTGAGGACGACACAGTCGAGCGTGCAATGCTGTTACAAGCATACATGGACACGCAGGTAAGTCAGCTGGAGGATGCTCGATttgtgctgcggcaggtgcTGACTGCAAACCAAAGCTGCGGTGCTGGCTGGAATGCCCTCGGCATGATCTACGAGCGGCAGAAGAAGCACAAGGAAGCCTCTCGGTGTTACCAGAAAGCGTGGGAGCTGGTCCAGGAGTCCGACCCGGCTGTCGGGTACAAACTTGGCTTCAACTACCTACGCGGCGGCGAGCCGGTGAAGGCAATCGATGTGTGCAAGCGCGTGCTCGCCCACCACGCGACGTACCCGCGCATTGAGGCCGATGTCATGGATGTTGCCTACTCGATGCTGCGACCGTAA
- a CDS encoding tyrosine phosphatase, putative (TriTrypDB/GeneDB-style sysID: LpmP.04.0520) yields the protein MPTTPPSREPLVPTINFSMVCPGVYRSGYPTKKNFSFLSALRLRSILYLCPEDYAESNLKFCEENGVHVLRFPTEGNKEPFCDISEPLMHRILSAICDTRNLPLLIHCNKGKHRTGTVVACLRHLQGWSLVSIFEEYKRFASDKARVGDQQYVELYHPIVRLTPPFVASWVIVTPRATLVTSDRELMEAEALQLGYSPLAPDKYLKKNGSGAAKPTTNPVAAATAESGLTTTTPTSSPLAPGPKQQPSQPAASAVPMSAGNGGHSFVPSIAVTAAAAAAATGFGEAT from the coding sequence AtgcccaccacccctccctcacgAGAGCCCCTCGTGCCGACGATCAACTTCTCTATGGTGTGCCCCGGCGTATACCGGAGCGGCTACCCAACCAAGAAGAACTTTTCCTTCCTCAGCGCGCTACGGCTGCGAAGCATCCTGTACCTCTGCCCAGAGGACTACGCTGAGAGCAATCTCAAGTTCTGTGAGGAGAACGGCGTGCATGTCCTGCGCTTCCCAACAGAGGGGAACAAAGAGCCCTTCTGCGACATCTCCGAGCCGCTAATGCACCGCATCCTCAGCGCCATATGCGATACCCGCAATCTCCCCCTGCTCATCCACTGCAATAAGGGCAAGCACCGCACTGGCACTGTGGTGGCAtgcctgcgccacctgcaAGGCTGGTCGTTGGTGTCCATCTTCGAAGAGTACAAGCGCTTTGCCAGCGACAAGGCTCGAGTGGGAGATCAGCAATACGTCGAGCTCTACCACCCCATTGTGCGGCTGACCCCGCCCTTCGTGGCCTCGTGGGTGATTGTGACGCCGCGCGCAACGCTCGTGACGTCTGATCGCGAGCTcatggaggcagaggcactACAGCTCGGGTACAGCCCCCTTGCCCCGGACAAGTATCTCAAAAAGaatggcagcggtgcggccAAACCGACGACGAAccctgtggctgctgcaacCGCAGAGAGCGGCCTGACAACCACAACACCCACATCCAGCCCTTTAGCTCCGGGAcccaagcagcagccgtcacAGCCCGCCGCGTCCGCGGTGCCGATGAGcgccggcaacggcggccACTCCTTCGTGCCCTCTATTGCGGTtaccgcagctgcagcggcggcggcgactgGCTTTGGAGAAGCCACTTAA